One region of Streptomyces rishiriensis genomic DNA includes:
- a CDS encoding peptide-N4-asparagine amidase: MPSSSPSVPVEVPAEFGTDWHDPLTAAPPVTGPHAKSCRVVLAEVRFRDFTPYRGAYTPPVGCGDRWSKVVLRLDGKVRGRQFDRLGYLHVGGVEIFRTSTPEPSPDGIEWTVEKDVTRYTDTFRSARDVEMLIGNVVDDTYTGVIDVKVTLTFFEGGTAATATTATVPDRVLTLADGPGGTTLTTPRNSERIVAEVYATGSGGGCEEYWYLTVPAAAPYSCRSDGGPYREVQVGVDGKLAGIAAPFPTVWTGGWSNPFLWYVIPGPRAFDVKPIEYDLTPFAGLLNDGRPHRVEVSVVGVSEGQSGWSTPVNVLVWQDPGKTVVGGGLLTHDAGELTDSTTYTPGTEHRVDTEGGHRLTVTGYLDTSHGRVRTTVNRAVANTSAHRWTDGETVDGLDASWSDDESVTVYGRGPARTTRTHRTYTMEGTTTLGADDRLRTVLTLGDRADSVTMRSGRRASWSRLDDTYTGDATFTVGVPRDQRHAVGRTGEHYRLYGSDGCHDRRLATVQGVLTEDQRGC, translated from the coding sequence GTGCCGTCTTCTTCGCCGTCCGTGCCCGTCGAGGTTCCCGCCGAGTTCGGCACCGACTGGCACGACCCCCTCACCGCCGCCCCGCCGGTGACCGGACCCCATGCCAAGAGCTGCCGGGTCGTCCTCGCGGAGGTGCGGTTCCGCGACTTCACGCCGTACCGGGGCGCGTACACACCGCCGGTCGGCTGCGGCGACCGCTGGAGCAAGGTGGTGCTGCGCCTCGACGGCAAGGTCCGGGGGCGGCAGTTCGACCGGCTCGGTTATCTGCACGTCGGCGGGGTGGAGATCTTCCGTACGTCGACGCCCGAGCCGTCGCCCGACGGGATCGAGTGGACCGTCGAGAAGGACGTCACCCGCTACACCGACACGTTCCGCTCCGCGCGGGACGTGGAGATGCTCATCGGGAACGTCGTCGACGACACCTATACGGGCGTGATCGACGTCAAGGTGACCCTCACCTTCTTCGAGGGCGGAACGGCCGCCACCGCCACCACGGCCACCGTGCCCGACCGCGTCCTCACCCTGGCCGACGGTCCCGGCGGCACGACCCTCACCACGCCGCGCAACAGCGAGCGCATCGTCGCCGAGGTGTACGCCACCGGCTCCGGCGGCGGATGCGAGGAGTACTGGTATCTGACCGTGCCCGCCGCCGCTCCCTACTCCTGCCGGTCGGACGGCGGGCCCTATCGGGAGGTGCAGGTCGGGGTCGACGGGAAACTGGCCGGAATCGCCGCCCCCTTCCCGACCGTCTGGACCGGCGGCTGGTCCAACCCCTTCCTCTGGTACGTGATTCCGGGCCCCCGGGCCTTCGACGTCAAGCCGATCGAATATGACCTGACCCCCTTCGCCGGGCTACTCAACGACGGGCGTCCGCACCGCGTGGAGGTGTCCGTCGTCGGGGTGTCCGAGGGGCAGAGCGGCTGGAGCACACCCGTCAACGTGCTTGTCTGGCAGGACCCGGGGAAGACCGTCGTCGGCGGAGGACTCCTCACGCACGACGCGGGTGAGCTCACCGACTCCACCACCTACACGCCCGGCACGGAGCACCGCGTCGACACCGAGGGCGGGCACCGCCTGACCGTCACCGGATACCTCGACACCTCGCACGGTCGCGTGCGGACCACCGTGAACCGCGCCGTCGCGAACACCTCCGCGCACCGCTGGACCGACGGCGAGACCGTGGACGGCCTCGACGCCTCCTGGTCCGACGACGAGTCGGTCACGGTCTACGGCCGCGGACCGGCTCGTACGACACGCACCCATCGGACCTACACGATGGAGGGCACCACCACCCTCGGCGCGGACGACCGGCTCCGCACGGTGCTGACCCTCGGCGACCGGGCCGACTCCGTGACGATGCGCAGCGGCCGACGCGCGTCGTGGTCACGGCTCGACGACACGTACACGGGAGACGCCACCTTCACCGTCGGCGTGCCCCGGGACCAGCGCCACGCCGTCGGCAGGACGGGCGAGCACTACCGGCTGTACGGCTCGGACGGCTGCCACGACCGACGCCTGGCCACGGTGCAGGGGGTGCTGACCGAGGATCAGCGAGGCTGCTGA